Proteins from one Pirellulales bacterium genomic window:
- a CDS encoding transposase: MSTTSKSPKRVLAVAYRIGCAALAPYAHRSSPKKFTQPQLFACLVLKEFLQLDYRKLAALLRDCTELAATIELQVIPHFTTFQIAAERLLSIRPVRRLLEASLGQARRQRKLGNRSHLAALDGTGWESHHASDYFVRRRAKGGKAWQNTTYRRFPKAGLLCDCRSHLILALVPGRGPAPDVPHFHAALDDALSRVAITTLVADAGYDAEHVHEYAREECGVNTFIPAKIGRPTAKPPSGFWRRRMARWLYLTRYTQRWQVETVNSMLKRLLGSALRARRYHSQCRELCLRAITLNVMILRRSRVFYGADLSPFLRLEN, translated from the coding sequence ATGAGCACGACTTCCAAGAGTCCGAAGCGGGTGCTGGCGGTTGCCTATCGGATCGGTTGCGCGGCGCTGGCGCCCTACGCGCATCGCTCTAGTCCCAAGAAGTTCACGCAGCCGCAACTCTTTGCTTGCCTGGTGCTCAAGGAGTTCCTGCAGCTCGACTATCGCAAGCTGGCGGCGCTGCTGCGCGACTGCACCGAGCTGGCGGCGACAATCGAGTTGCAGGTGATCCCGCACTTCACGACGTTTCAAATAGCGGCCGAGCGGTTGTTGTCGATCCGACCGGTGCGACGACTGCTCGAGGCGTCGCTGGGGCAAGCGCGGCGGCAGCGCAAGTTGGGCAATCGCAGTCACCTCGCCGCGCTCGACGGCACCGGCTGGGAGTCGCATCACGCGAGCGACTACTTCGTGCGCCGCCGCGCGAAAGGCGGAAAAGCCTGGCAAAACACCACCTATCGGCGGTTTCCCAAGGCGGGCCTGCTCTGCGATTGCCGCAGCCACTTGATCCTCGCCCTGGTGCCGGGCCGTGGACCTGCGCCCGACGTGCCGCACTTCCACGCGGCGCTCGACGACGCCCTGTCGCGCGTCGCGATCACCACGCTCGTGGCCGATGCCGGCTATGACGCCGAGCATGTGCATGAGTATGCCCGCGAGGAGTGCGGCGTGAACACGTTCATCCCCGCGAAGATCGGCCGCCCGACCGCGAAGCCGCCGAGCGGCTTTTGGCGCAGGCGAATGGCACGCTGGTTATATCTCACGCGCTACACGCAACGCTGGCAGGTCGAGACCGTCAACAGTATGCTCAAGCGGCTGCTGGGCTCGGCCTTGAGAGCGCGACGTTATCATTCCCAGTGCCGCGAACTCTGCCTGCGAGCGATCACGCTGAACGTGATGATCCTCAGACGCAGCAGGGTTTTCTACGGAGCAGACCTGTCCCCGTTTCTTCGCCTAGAGAATTAA
- a CDS encoding DUF1254 domain-containing protein, with amino-acid sequence MEMTRRVMTNVRQPEGTRAPMGQLVRMREYPSAAFRDVTAPNADTLYTTGWLDVGREPWVLSLPDAHDRYYLFPLLDAWTNVFQVPGKRTTGTGAQKFAITGPSWKGTLPAGVTQYKAPTNLVWILGRIYCTGTAADYAAVHHMQDEIALVPLSSFGKAYAPPAGEVDAKVDMQTPVREQVNGLDIASYFTLLAQLLAGNPPAESDAPIIAKMARLGVVAGRPFELSKLDRETQAALKTVPQIGFEQIMAHFKTAGKDINGWQFTIQTGQYGTGYLQRALITAIGLGANRPQDAIYPTSEVDASGQPYSGAKKYVMHFPPGQLPPVRGFWSLTMYNSDYFFVDNPLNRYTLSARNSLQTNADGSVDLYIQHENPGPEREANWLPAPRDGFKLMLRLYWPQEQSPSILDGTWQIPGVTPVK; translated from the coding sequence ATGGAGATGACGCGACGCGTGATGACCAACGTGCGCCAGCCGGAAGGCACCCGCGCGCCCATGGGTCAGCTCGTGCGGATGCGCGAGTACCCGTCGGCGGCGTTTCGCGACGTGACCGCACCGAATGCCGACACGCTGTATACGACGGGTTGGCTGGATGTCGGCCGGGAGCCGTGGGTGCTGAGTCTACCGGACGCCCACGATCGCTATTACCTGTTTCCGCTGCTGGATGCCTGGACGAACGTGTTTCAGGTGCCGGGCAAACGAACCACGGGCACCGGCGCCCAGAAATTCGCCATCACCGGTCCCAGCTGGAAAGGCACGCTGCCTGCCGGCGTCACGCAGTACAAAGCGCCGACGAACCTGGTCTGGATCCTTGGTCGCATCTACTGCACGGGAACCGCGGCCGACTACGCGGCCGTGCACCACATGCAAGACGAGATTGCGCTGGTTCCCTTGAGTTCGTTCGGCAAGGCGTACGCGCCACCGGCCGGCGAGGTCGACGCCAAGGTCGACATGCAGACACCGGTCCGCGAGCAAGTGAACGGCTTGGACATCGCTTCCTACTTTACCTTGCTGGCGCAGCTGTTGGCGGGCAACCCGCCGGCCGAAAGCGACGCCCCCATCATCGCGAAGATGGCGCGGCTTGGAGTGGTTGCCGGCCGGCCCTTCGAGCTGTCCAAGCTTGATCGTGAAACTCAAGCCGCGCTCAAAACCGTGCCGCAGATCGGTTTTGAGCAAATCATGGCCCATTTCAAGACAGCCGGAAAGGACATCAACGGCTGGCAATTCACGATTCAGACCGGGCAGTACGGCACCGGCTATCTGCAGCGCGCCTTGATCACGGCGATCGGCCTGGGGGCCAATCGGCCCCAGGATGCGATCTATCCGACGTCGGAAGTCGACGCCAGTGGACAGCCCTACTCAGGCGCGAAGAAGTACGTCATGCATTTTCCGCCGGGGCAGTTGCCACCGGTCCGTGGCTTCTGGTCTTTGACCATGTACAACTCCGACTACTTCTTCGTCGACAATCCCTTGAATCGGTACACGCTGAGCGCCCGCAACTCGCTGCAGACCAACGCCGATGGGTCCGTCGACCTGTACATTCAACATGAGAACCCGGGGCCCGAGCGCGAAGCCAACTGGCTGCCTGCACCAAGGGACGGGTTCAAGCTCATGCTGCGGTTGTATTGGCCGCAGGAGCAATCGCCGTCGATCCTGGATGGAACGTGGCAGATTCCCGGCGTCACACCGGTGAAATAG
- a CDS encoding diguanylate cyclase encodes MNLPAKKRALVVEDDPACSRLLERLLVRQGYDVTTAADGLEALDVVFELQPSLILTDWVMPRMDGLELIRALRAAELGWYPYVILVTAQPDPVAGLEVGADDFLGKPIEVRQLVPRIQAAERIIQLQESLREKNERLNVANERLSKLVVADPLTGLLNRRAFFEQATREWQRSQRYDLPLSCLMLDIDHFKRINDTYGHPTGDLVIKALADALRDRFRESDLLCRYGGEEFCVLLANTDAEGAAQLAERVRDLVAQLRLPGGNDQFCFTISCGLSARTLEVLNEETLIDFADQALLIAKRSGRNRVIRHDDLAHSSSLVASAAADAPEDDGRDDGATIPYLVVNTLLTALKHRDEPTAVHSRRVAQWCRDFARYMGLEPKQRIRLEIAALLHDIGRLAIPDQILNKTGALTDEEFAIAQRHRQVTVDILNSCFSNKKLVDTVRLSDRWYDGTHGDPAGQLIPLGARVLAIASLFDDVHFGRGWWRPHTVEEAVDVLDRAAGTQLDPELVRQFGHMLFAQSPMSC; translated from the coding sequence ATGAATCTTCCTGCCAAAAAACGCGCCCTGGTCGTCGAAGACGACCCGGCGTGCAGCCGCCTGCTGGAACGGTTGCTCGTCCGACAGGGCTACGACGTCACCACGGCGGCCGACGGTCTGGAAGCGCTCGACGTGGTGTTCGAGTTGCAGCCCTCGCTGATTCTGACCGACTGGGTCATGCCGCGGATGGACGGGCTCGAGCTGATTCGCGCCTTGCGCGCCGCGGAGCTGGGCTGGTATCCCTACGTGATCCTGGTGACGGCGCAACCCGACCCCGTCGCCGGGCTCGAGGTCGGCGCCGACGATTTCCTCGGCAAACCCATCGAGGTCCGGCAGCTCGTACCGCGCATTCAGGCCGCCGAGCGGATCATCCAGCTCCAAGAATCGCTGCGCGAAAAGAACGAACGGCTCAACGTCGCCAACGAGCGCTTGTCCAAGCTGGTCGTGGCCGATCCGCTGACGGGCCTGTTGAATCGGCGAGCGTTTTTCGAGCAAGCCACGCGCGAGTGGCAGCGTTCGCAGCGCTATGATCTGCCATTGTCGTGCCTGATGCTCGACATCGACCATTTCAAGCGGATCAACGACACCTACGGCCACCCCACCGGCGACCTGGTGATCAAGGCGCTGGCCGACGCGCTACGCGATCGGTTCCGCGAATCGGACCTGTTGTGCCGTTATGGCGGCGAAGAATTCTGCGTGCTGCTGGCGAACACCGACGCCGAGGGCGCCGCGCAGCTGGCCGAGCGCGTCCGCGATCTCGTAGCGCAGCTTCGACTGCCGGGGGGCAACGACCAATTCTGTTTCACGATCAGTTGTGGGTTGTCGGCCCGAACGCTGGAAGTGCTGAACGAAGAGACGTTGATCGACTTCGCGGATCAGGCCCTGCTGATCGCCAAACGCAGCGGACGGAACCGGGTTATCCGCCACGACGACCTCGCACACTCGTCGAGCCTGGTGGCCTCCGCGGCTGCCGACGCGCCGGAGGACGACGGCCGCGACGACGGTGCGACGATTCCTTACCTGGTCGTCAACACGCTGCTCACGGCGCTCAAACACCGCGACGAACCGACGGCCGTGCATTCGCGGCGCGTGGCCCAATGGTGCCGCGACTTTGCCCGATACATGGGGCTCGAGCCCAAGCAGCGAATCCGGTTGGAAATCGCCGCGCTGCTGCACGACATCGGTCGGCTGGCGATTCCCGATCAGATTCTCAACAAGACCGGCGCCCTGACCGACGAAGAATTCGCCATCGCCCAGCGGCACCGGCAGGTGACCGTGGACATCCTGAATAGCTGCTTTTCGAACAAGAAGCTGGTCGACACCGTGCGACTTTCCGATCGGTGGTACGATGGCACGCACGGTGATCCGGCCGGCCAGCTAATTCCCCTGGGGGCCCGCGTGCTGGCGATCGCCAGCCTGTTCGACGACGTGCACTTCGGCCGCGGCTGGTGGCGTCCCCACACCGTCGAAGAAGCGGTCGACGTGTTGGACCGTGCCGCCGGCACGCAGCTCGATCCAGAGCTGGTACGGCAATTCGGGCACATGCTGTTCGCGCAATCGCCCATGTCGTGCTAG
- a CDS encoding amidohydrolase — protein MCKGKKCQEARRTPRTIIMPPRGSSERKPAALGNLMQMMHAPRAATIVLPLLLAAAVHGAEPPRPATDAPLDGREGHPLALENFRPRSMLRLDNHPPQRARFPAVDVHFHPRLKMHSSPQGLDEYVRLMDEQNIALSVSLDGGTGESLAEHRKFLWTKYPDRFVIFSTLDFIGAGKNSEPETWDCHRPEFGRRAAELLADAKAQGASGLKFHKTFGLAWKNPDGSLIKIDDPRWDPIWEACGRLDLPVLIHTADPAAFWEPIDEQNERWEELKRHPEWSFHGPQWPPRLELLEALLRIVARHPQTKFIGAHVASNAEDLRTVGRWLDAYPNLYVDLAARIAELGRQPYTARDFFLKYSDRILFGTDGPRTRGRLLPHWELLETRDEFFAYGDEPFPVQGFWNIYGLDLPDEVLRQVYLENALRLIPGVRERYERWQAAPAKP, from the coding sequence ATGTGCAAAGGGAAAAAATGCCAAGAAGCAAGGAGAACTCCACGCACGATTATAATGCCGCCACGGGGTTCCTCCGAGAGAAAGCCAGCTGCGCTGGGAAACTTGATGCAGATGATGCATGCTCCACGGGCGGCGACGATTGTGCTGCCGCTATTGCTCGCCGCCGCTGTGCACGGCGCTGAACCGCCGCGGCCGGCCACGGACGCGCCGCTCGACGGCCGCGAGGGGCATCCGCTGGCCTTGGAGAACTTTCGCCCCCGGTCCATGCTGCGGCTCGACAATCACCCACCGCAGCGAGCCCGCTTCCCAGCGGTCGACGTTCATTTTCACCCGCGGCTGAAAATGCACAGCTCGCCGCAGGGCCTGGACGAGTACGTGCGGCTGATGGACGAACAAAACATTGCGCTCTCTGTCAGCCTCGACGGCGGTACCGGCGAATCGCTGGCCGAGCATCGCAAGTTTCTCTGGACGAAGTATCCCGACCGGTTCGTCATCTTTTCCACGCTCGACTTCATCGGTGCGGGCAAGAACTCGGAGCCGGAGACCTGGGACTGTCATCGCCCGGAGTTTGGCCGCCGGGCCGCAGAGCTGTTGGCCGACGCGAAAGCACAAGGAGCCAGTGGCCTGAAGTTTCACAAGACGTTCGGGCTGGCCTGGAAGAATCCCGACGGGTCGCTGATCAAGATCGACGACCCGCGCTGGGACCCGATTTGGGAGGCTTGTGGCCGGCTCGATTTGCCGGTGCTCATCCACACGGCCGATCCGGCCGCGTTTTGGGAGCCGATCGACGAACAGAACGAGCGCTGGGAGGAACTGAAACGTCACCCGGAGTGGAGCTTTCACGGCCCGCAATGGCCGCCGCGCCTGGAACTGCTCGAGGCCTTGTTGCGCATTGTCGCGCGCCACCCGCAGACGAAATTCATCGGTGCCCACGTTGCCAGCAATGCCGAGGACTTGCGAACCGTTGGCCGCTGGCTCGACGCGTATCCCAATCTTTATGTCGACCTGGCCGCCCGCATCGCCGAGCTGGGGCGCCAGCCATACACCGCGCGCGACTTCTTCCTGAAATACTCCGACCGCATTCTGTTCGGGACTGACGGCCCGCGTACGCGCGGTCGCTTGCTGCCGCACTGGGAACTGCTCGAGACGCGCGACGAATTCTTTGCCTACGGCGACGAACCGTTTCCCGTCCAGGGCTTCTGGAATATTTACGGTCTCGACCTGCCCGATGAAGTCTTGCGCCAGGTGTACCTGGAGAACGCGCTGCGCTTGATCCCGGGGGTGCGCGAGCGGTACGAACGCTGGCAGGCCGCACCAGCGAAGCCGTAG
- a CDS encoding SRPBCC family protein: MAASLQLSGEELFRAPPERLFAVMTDMDLLAANIPDLASSERVGERQLKCTVRPGFGFLRGTLKLDIGLESLDPPRGAVMRIAGRGIGTEIDVASTLAIAPHDGGSRLAWSADVTRLKGLIATVSPTLIQAAAGQVLKNGWQQIRRQLGE, encoded by the coding sequence ATGGCCGCCTCACTGCAGCTTTCCGGCGAAGAATTGTTTCGCGCACCGCCCGAGCGGCTGTTCGCCGTGATGACCGACATGGACCTGCTGGCGGCCAATATCCCCGACCTGGCTTCGTCCGAGCGCGTCGGCGAGCGGCAACTCAAGTGCACGGTGCGGCCCGGTTTCGGCTTCTTGCGCGGTACGCTCAAGCTCGACATCGGGCTCGAGTCGCTCGACCCGCCGCGGGGCGCCGTGATGCGCATCGCCGGGCGTGGTATCGGCACCGAGATCGACGTGGCGAGCACCCTGGCCATCGCCCCGCACGACGGCGGCTCACGGCTCGCCTGGTCGGCCGACGTGACCCGGCTCAAGGGTCTGATCGCGACGGTGAGCCCCACCCTGATCCAAGCCGCCGCGGGTCAAGTCTTGAAAAACGGCTGGCAGCAGATCCGCCGTCAGCTGGGGGAATAA
- a CDS encoding class I SAM-dependent methyltransferase, with protein MKDHADWNDSYREGNLPWDTGRPSTELQHVLSAYALRPCRALEIGCGTGTNSVWLAQQGFDVTGIDVAPLAIEQAQQRAATAGVHVRFLAADVLQLPDLGGPADFFFDRGCYHAVRRSAARQYAPAVARQLAPGARGLILAGHAREPHMPGPPVVSEEQLREELGLAFEILDLHEFRFDEAPGVPASFLGWSCLIAKR; from the coding sequence ATGAAAGATCACGCCGACTGGAACGACAGCTACCGCGAAGGCAATCTGCCCTGGGACACCGGCCGGCCTTCCACCGAGCTGCAACATGTCTTGAGCGCATACGCCCTGCGGCCGTGTCGCGCACTCGAAATCGGTTGCGGGACGGGCACCAACAGCGTCTGGCTGGCCCAACAGGGCTTCGACGTCACCGGCATCGATGTGGCGCCGCTGGCGATTGAGCAAGCGCAACAGCGCGCAGCAACCGCGGGGGTGCACGTGCGTTTCCTGGCCGCCGACGTGCTCCAATTACCAGACCTCGGCGGCCCGGCTGACTTCTTTTTCGATCGCGGCTGTTACCATGCCGTTCGTCGCAGCGCCGCGCGGCAATATGCGCCTGCCGTGGCGCGGCAGTTGGCTCCCGGCGCACGGGGCTTGATCCTGGCCGGCCACGCGCGCGAGCCACACATGCCGGGGCCGCCGGTGGTCAGCGAAGAACAGCTTCGCGAGGAGCTTGGCCTGGCGTTCGAAATCCTCGATCTGCACGAGTTCCGCTTCGACGAAGCCCCCGGGGTTCCGGCAAGCTTCCTGGGCTGGTCGTGCCTGATTGCCAAGCGCTGA
- a CDS encoding class I SAM-dependent methyltransferase — MQSALVVIGVLVALYVAQSLFWRWASRRWSLPCPTALSWAVDGRIVDVVAGTEITLQRMQLRPGTTVVEIGPGPGRLLLPAARRVLPGGRAIGIELQQGMLDKLRRKLSQNDPGNVELIHADATRAVLPHASADLVFLCTVLGEIPDRARALQNCFDALRPGGRLSITEIKGDPHYQSRAKVDSLAREAGFEPESCEGNWWRYTANFRKPISAGQSQP; from the coding sequence ATGCAATCCGCGCTAGTTGTCATCGGTGTGCTGGTAGCGCTTTACGTGGCGCAATCGTTGTTTTGGCGCTGGGCCAGCCGTCGCTGGTCGTTGCCGTGCCCCACGGCGCTGTCGTGGGCCGTGGATGGACGCATCGTCGACGTCGTCGCAGGCACCGAGATCACCTTGCAGCGCATGCAGTTGAGGCCGGGCACGACTGTCGTCGAAATTGGCCCCGGTCCGGGCCGGCTCTTGCTGCCGGCGGCGCGCCGCGTGTTGCCAGGTGGAAGAGCCATCGGCATCGAGCTTCAGCAAGGGATGCTCGACAAGCTCCGCCGAAAACTCAGCCAGAACGACCCCGGCAACGTCGAATTGATCCATGCGGACGCCACCCGCGCCGTGCTCCCGCACGCCAGCGCCGATCTGGTGTTTCTGTGCACCGTGCTGGGCGAAATCCCCGATCGAGCCCGAGCGCTGCAGAACTGTTTTGATGCCCTGCGGCCGGGCGGGCGGCTGTCGATCACCGAAATCAAGGGCGACCCTCACTACCAGTCGCGCGCCAAAGTAGACTCGTTGGCGCGGGAAGCCGGCTTCGAGCCCGAGAGCTGCGAGGGCAACTGGTGGCGTTACACGGCCAACTTCCGCAAGCCGATCTCGGCCGGGCAATCGCAGCCCTAG
- a CDS encoding acyl-CoA/acyl-ACP dehydrogenase, giving the protein MKTDASQALLNDVDAYCRELRPHEELCYLEHRFNEQTIELGKKYDILSMPFPREYGGRGADAVTYARALARIGREGTGVRTFFSGHVSIGQYPIYRYGNEAQRQRYLPRAARGEIIAAFGLTEPDAGSNPLEMTTTYRREGNRFLLNGVKYLISNGGIADVVVVFGYPEDQAGDARRMSAFIVETAGETFEREDLTSKMGMYSANTGMFQMTNHPVPAENLLGEEGNGFRIAMGTLISGRLSVAAGCLGVIEDCLAEVLNYSKERHQHGKPIAKHQLVQEHLAMIEIHRATSDAVIERAAQAKAASDAAPGDAKLVAEADFLVTEAKFVATNAAWDAADRAVQVYGGRGWSELYRVGRHLQDVRVCRIYEGTDEILKLKIAAALLGKEYQAFQ; this is encoded by the coding sequence ATGAAAACCGACGCCTCGCAGGCACTGTTGAACGACGTCGATGCCTATTGCCGCGAACTGCGGCCGCACGAGGAGTTGTGCTATCTCGAGCACCGTTTCAACGAGCAGACGATCGAACTGGGCAAAAAATACGACATTCTGTCGATGCCCTTTCCACGCGAATACGGCGGCCGTGGCGCCGATGCGGTGACCTACGCCCGCGCCCTGGCACGCATCGGCCGCGAGGGTACCGGCGTGCGGACCTTTTTCTCGGGCCACGTGTCGATCGGACAATACCCGATCTATCGCTACGGCAACGAAGCCCAGCGGCAGCGTTATCTGCCCCGCGCCGCGCGCGGCGAGATCATCGCCGCGTTCGGCTTGACCGAGCCCGATGCCGGCTCAAATCCACTGGAGATGACCACTACCTACCGCCGTGAGGGCAACCGCTTTCTGCTCAACGGCGTGAAGTATCTGATCTCCAACGGCGGCATTGCCGACGTCGTCGTGGTGTTCGGCTATCCCGAGGATCAAGCGGGCGACGCGCGGCGGATGAGCGCCTTTATCGTCGAGACGGCCGGCGAAACGTTCGAGCGCGAAGACCTGACCTCGAAAATGGGTATGTACTCGGCCAACACGGGTATGTTTCAGATGACCAATCACCCGGTGCCCGCCGAGAACCTGCTCGGCGAAGAAGGCAACGGTTTTCGCATCGCCATGGGCACGCTGATCTCGGGCCGCTTGAGTGTGGCCGCCGGGTGCCTGGGAGTGATCGAAGACTGCCTGGCCGAGGTCTTGAATTACAGCAAAGAGCGGCACCAGCACGGCAAGCCAATCGCCAAGCACCAATTGGTCCAGGAACACCTGGCAATGATCGAAATCCATCGGGCCACGAGCGACGCCGTAATCGAGCGCGCCGCCCAGGCCAAGGCTGCAAGCGATGCGGCCCCGGGCGATGCCAAACTCGTCGCCGAGGCCGACTTCCTGGTGACCGAGGCCAAATTCGTGGCCACCAACGCCGCCTGGGATGCCGCGGATCGTGCCGTGCAGGTCTACGGGGGTCGCGGCTGGTCCGAGTTGTATCGCGTGGGCCGTCATCTGCAAGACGTGCGCGTGTGCCGCATCTATGAAGGCACCGACGAAATCCTCAAGCTGAAGATCGCCGCGGCGCTGTTGGGCAAAGAGTATCAGGCGTTTCAGTGA
- a CDS encoding histone deacetylase, which translates to MTLLFTSKRFLDHETGAHPERPQRLIQVHRHLERVGLAARCEIPQWQPATDVELTRVHQPGYLPWLRDYCLRGGGRVEADTVVCPASAEVAEYAAGAVCEAVRRVLAGPQRQALCLVRPPGHHALAGEVMGFCLYNNVAIGARAALDEGRLSRVMIVDWDVHHGNGTQDTFWHDPQVAFFSAHRWPFYPGTGRAEETGSGPGLGLTRNLPCPMGIARSLYLDRVRAELEQFASRHPPELILISAGFDAHRDDPVGSLGLEVEDFAQLTEIVLDVAEAFSGGRVVSVLEGGYNPGILAACVEAHLATLLDRDPATPAA; encoded by the coding sequence GTGACGCTGTTGTTCACCTCGAAACGCTTTCTCGACCATGAGACCGGCGCCCACCCGGAGCGGCCACAGAGGCTGATCCAGGTCCATCGGCACCTGGAGCGAGTAGGACTCGCGGCCCGCTGCGAAATCCCACAATGGCAGCCCGCCACCGATGTGGAATTGACCCGCGTGCATCAACCCGGCTACCTGCCTTGGTTGCGCGACTATTGCCTGCGCGGCGGCGGACGCGTCGAGGCCGACACGGTCGTCTGCCCGGCTTCGGCCGAGGTGGCCGAGTATGCCGCGGGCGCGGTGTGCGAGGCGGTGCGCCGTGTGTTGGCCGGCCCGCAACGTCAGGCGCTGTGCCTGGTGCGCCCGCCGGGACATCACGCCCTGGCCGGAGAAGTGATGGGCTTCTGCCTCTACAACAATGTGGCGATCGGCGCGCGGGCTGCGCTCGACGAAGGGCGCCTGTCGCGCGTCATGATCGTCGATTGGGACGTGCATCACGGCAACGGCACGCAGGACACCTTTTGGCACGATCCGCAGGTCGCGTTCTTCTCGGCGCATCGTTGGCCATTTTACCCGGGCACCGGCCGCGCCGAGGAAACCGGCTCCGGGCCAGGCCTGGGCCTCACGCGCAACCTGCCGTGCCCGATGGGCATCGCGCGAAGCCTGTATCTCGACCGTGTCCGCGCTGAGCTCGAACAGTTCGCGTCGCGACACCCGCCCGAGCTGATTCTGATCAGCGCCGGGTTCGATGCGCACCGCGATGATCCCGTGGGATCACTCGGGCTCGAAGTCGAGGATTTCGCCCAGCTGACCGAAATCGTGCTCGACGTGGCCGAGGCCTTCAGCGGGGGCCGGGTGGTCAGTGTGCTCGAAGGGGGCTACAACCCTGGTATCCTGGCCGCCTGCGTCGAGGCGCATCTGGCGACCCTGCTGGACCGCGATCCCGCCACGCCTGCCGCTTGA